A single window of Candidatus Rhabdochlamydia oedothoracis DNA harbors:
- a CDS encoding DUF4277 domain-containing protein, translated as MLCHSLNFSAALFLAPCKADFEKFLNTFQTRIDNRLPSGPQRKVSPGIAAVAMIINGLGFTNRTLYLAHQY; from the coding sequence TTGCTCTGCCATTCTCTTAATTTTTCCGCAGCTCTGTTTCTTGCTCCTTGTAAAGCCGATTTTGAGAAGTTTCTGAATACATTCCAAACAAGGATTGACAATCGTCTGCCATCAGGCCCTCAAAGGAAAGTTAGTCCAGGAATAGCAGCGGTAGCTATGATCATCAATGGTCTGGGCTTTACGAATAGAACATTGTATTTAGCTCATCAATATTAA
- the rsgA gene encoding ribosome small subunit-dependent GTPase A: MSKQDHFLHWEEQYWNADRKASRKQRKTAEKKDRSKFKKSNQDQLLKQSKKLINATDIQGRVLTIAADGITVFANEYSYLCSLKGALKQERDLMKNLIAVGDLVSMQIIDETHAVITQIIPRSSILSRADNLSRNKQQLIATNVDQVFITASVCSPRLKPLLIDRYIIAAQKGNIRPIILINKVDLLDNPPNRLSWEAIEEEKRLYEEFVHTYKSLHFIVIPMSVTTQEGIDALKTQMHNKTSVFSGQSGVGKSSLINLATGLCFATRKVVKRTGKGSHTTTQARMIPLEGGGYCIDTPGIQSFGIWDVDKKTLSSYFSEIFTISSECQFPNCTHQEEPNCAVKKAVEIGKISNLRFASYCALMSSLFKKHQNR, translated from the coding sequence ATGAGTAAGCAAGATCACTTTCTCCATTGGGAGGAGCAATATTGGAATGCAGATAGAAAGGCTTCGCGCAAACAAAGAAAAACCGCAGAAAAAAAAGACCGATCTAAATTTAAAAAAAGCAATCAGGACCAACTGCTCAAACAAAGTAAAAAGCTTATTAATGCAACAGATATACAAGGTAGAGTTCTCACTATTGCAGCAGATGGAATTACGGTTTTTGCAAATGAATATTCCTACCTTTGTTCTTTAAAAGGCGCTCTTAAACAAGAGCGTGACCTTATGAAAAACCTCATAGCGGTTGGAGATCTTGTATCTATGCAAATCATCGATGAAACTCATGCTGTGATTACTCAAATAATCCCCCGTAGCTCTATTCTGTCTAGAGCAGATAACCTCTCTCGCAATAAGCAACAATTGATTGCCACCAATGTAGACCAAGTTTTTATTACAGCTTCTGTTTGTAGTCCTAGATTAAAACCTCTACTTATCGATCGCTATATTATAGCCGCACAAAAAGGAAATATTCGTCCGATTATTCTCATCAATAAAGTAGATTTATTAGATAATCCTCCTAATAGACTTTCTTGGGAAGCTATTGAAGAGGAAAAGAGATTATATGAAGAGTTTGTTCATACCTATAAATCGCTTCATTTCATCGTAATTCCTATGAGTGTTACCACTCAAGAAGGCATCGATGCATTAAAAACACAAATGCACAATAAAACATCGGTATTTTCTGGACAATCTGGAGTAGGTAAATCCTCTTTGATTAATTTGGCTACAGGCCTTTGCTTTGCAACAAGGAAAGTGGTAAAACGCACAGGCAAAGGCTCACATACGACAACACAAGCTCGCATGATCCCCTTAGAAGGAGGGGGATATTGTATTGATACCCCTGGTATTCAGAGTTTTGGAATCTGGGATGTAGATAAAAAAACACTATCTTCTTACTTTTCTGAAATCTTTACCATTTCCTCAGAATGTCAATTTCCCAATTGCACCCATCAAGAAGAACCTAATTGTGCAGTAAAAAAAGCAGTAGAGATAGGAAAAATTTCGAACTTGCGCTTTGCCTCTTATTGCGCTTTAATGTCTTCTCTATTTAAAAAACATCAAAATCGTTAA
- a CDS encoding glycosyltransferase, giving the protein MHFLFLITGRQSIQFAKRCIYSILGQKGNFSYDWLYVDDASGYSTHDRKALMQIMHERVLFLEKRHFQIRAIAKGISEIDHPNAIVCLVDGDDYLLGDALFHVAKAYQNPNIAMTYGNVLIDFRPYQDLQSPYFLDKQGVNTEYSDEVWRNLSFRQDGFRCFHLRTFRRWLWDFIDPVVFNRPNGDPIRASGDSAFVFPMLELLGEKKHVVFIETPIYVYRLHPGNVHCHDKKSQFEDLEFIRFFQKPFQPLDRALLKWYLDGACKECVE; this is encoded by the coding sequence ATGCATTTTTTGTTTCTTATCACAGGAAGACAATCTATCCAATTTGCTAAGCGGTGTATATATTCTATTTTAGGCCAGAAAGGAAATTTTTCATATGATTGGCTTTATGTCGATGATGCCTCAGGATACTCCACTCATGATAGAAAAGCACTGATGCAGATCATGCATGAACGCGTGTTATTTTTAGAAAAGCGTCATTTTCAAATAAGGGCCATTGCAAAAGGGATCTCTGAAATCGATCATCCAAACGCGATTGTGTGTTTAGTGGACGGTGATGATTATTTACTCGGCGATGCGCTTTTTCACGTTGCTAAGGCCTATCAAAATCCTAATATTGCAATGACATATGGGAACGTGCTTATTGACTTTCGTCCCTATCAAGATCTTCAATCACCTTACTTTTTGGATAAACAGGGAGTCAATACAGAGTACTCGGATGAAGTCTGGCGCAACCTGAGCTTTCGACAAGATGGGTTTCGCTGTTTTCACTTGCGCACTTTTAGGCGTTGGCTTTGGGATTTCATTGATCCTGTGGTTTTTAATCGCCCCAATGGAGACCCCATCCGAGCTTCGGGAGATAGTGCGTTTGTTTTTCCAATGTTAGAATTACTCGGTGAAAAAAAGCATGTCGTCTTTATTGAAACTCCGATTTACGTCTATCGATTGCATCCAGGAAACGTCCATTGTCATGATAAAAAAAGTCAATTTGAAGACTTAGAGTTTATCCGATTTTTCCAAAAACCCTTTCAACCATTAGATCGCGCTCTTTTGAAATGGTATTTAGATGGAGCTTGCAAAGAATGTGTGGAATAG
- a CDS encoding TrmH family RNA methyltransferase — MSYLSSLQHPLIKHLVKLRRNRAYRYEQKTVLISGIKLIRELSQKFFFKNILIEKTYRPLFSYKAQQIHTTSLAILEKITGLEAPEPIAAEIYMPTFQDVKSSKRLLILDRVVDPGNLGTLLRTALAFDWDVFLLEGCVDLYNDKALRAAKGATFFLNLTQGDLINLQSLLQKGGFSIYAADAKGDKIQKNLPEKPIALALGNESHGLSPFIMQHAKKIAIPVKKPVESLNVAIAGAIFMYLYRAKNE, encoded by the coding sequence ATGAGCTACCTTTCCAGTCTACAACATCCTCTTATCAAACACTTAGTTAAATTGCGACGAAATCGCGCATATCGCTATGAACAAAAAACGGTCTTAATCAGTGGAATAAAGTTGATTCGCGAATTATCTCAAAAATTTTTTTTTAAAAATATTCTGATCGAAAAAACATACCGACCTCTTTTTTCCTATAAAGCACAACAAATCCATACCACTTCTTTAGCTATCCTAGAAAAAATTACAGGTCTTGAAGCTCCTGAGCCCATTGCAGCTGAGATCTATATGCCTACCTTTCAAGATGTAAAGTCTAGTAAGCGCTTACTGATCTTGGATAGAGTGGTAGATCCTGGGAACCTAGGAACTCTTTTACGCACCGCTTTAGCATTTGATTGGGATGTATTTTTATTAGAGGGATGCGTAGATTTATATAATGATAAAGCACTGCGTGCTGCTAAGGGCGCAACTTTTTTTTTAAACCTAACTCAAGGAGACCTTATCAATCTACAGAGCCTACTACAAAAAGGGGGGTTTTCTATCTATGCAGCTGATGCTAAAGGGGATAAAATCCAAAAAAACTTACCAGAAAAACCCATCGCTTTAGCTTTGGGAAATGAATCCCACGGACTGAGTCCTTTTATCATGCAACACGCTAAAAAAATAGCCATCCCCGTTAAAAAACCCGTTGAATCTCTGAACGTGGCAATTGCTGGAGCTATTTTCATGTATCTGTACAGGGCCAAGAATGAGTAA
- a CDS encoding ISAs1 family transposase — protein sequence MSCTLGTRGRSEIREVWATEKLDWLPQRQIWKKLHSLICVKVQKKSQEKNSCEIRYFISSLPANAERLAKEVRNQWSIENKLRWQLDVNFREDLSRVRKGNGAENLSIVRWATLNLLQKWIIMA from the coding sequence ATGTCCTGTACCCTGGGTACTCGAGGACGTAGTGAGATAAGAGAAGTATGGGCGACTGAGAAATTAGATTGGTTACCTCAGCGTCAGATTTGGAAGAAGCTGCATAGCTTGATATGCGTAAAAGTACAGAAGAAATCGCAAGAGAAGAATAGCTGTGAAATTCGGTATTTTATTTCAAGTCTACCTGCTAATGCAGAACGTCTTGCAAAGGAAGTGCGTAATCAATGGAGCATCGAAAACAAATTGCGTTGGCAACTTGATGTTAATTTCCGAGAGGATTTAAGTCGTGTTAGAAAAGGAAATGGAGCTGAAAATCTATCTATAGTTCGATGGGCTACTTTGAATCTTTTACAAAAATGGATCATTATGGCTTAG
- a CDS encoding transposase, giving the protein MIDAQIVKNVEIAKRNALHTFTVIPRRWVVERSFAWIEKCRRLWKNCERKLCTILNMVVLAFIALLLKRF; this is encoded by the coding sequence ATTATTGATGCTCAAATTGTTAAAAATGTAGAAATAGCCAAAAGAAATGCACTTCATACTTTTACAGTCATTCCTAGAAGATGGGTTGTAGAGCGTTCTTTTGCATGGATAGAAAAATGTCGCAGGCTATGGAAAAATTGCGAAAGAAAACTATGTACAATCCTGAATATGGTGGTTCTCGCTTTTATTGCTCTACTTTTGAAAAGATTTTAA
- a CDS encoding MBL fold metallo-hydrolase: MIVKRFSTGPIDTNSYLLSCPSFKSAVVIDVGQDSATELSSYAEEHQLTLEKILLTHSHWDHIADVVCLKNHLDIPVYIHQDDETNVINPGSDGLPLFIPIQGVKVDHHLKDGEVVNVGDLHIQVIHTPGHTPGGVCFYLEKQKILFSGDTLFQGAIGRMDLPTACPTLTMIESLKKLGALPQETIVYPGHGDKTTIKQELSNIHAMEKLLHKRTL; this comes from the coding sequence ATGATCGTAAAAAGATTTTCAACCGGGCCAATAGATACGAATAGCTATTTGCTTAGCTGCCCATCTTTTAAGTCAGCTGTTGTAATTGATGTAGGACAGGATAGTGCTACAGAGCTTAGCTCTTATGCAGAAGAGCACCAATTAACACTGGAAAAAATTCTTCTTACTCATTCTCATTGGGATCATATTGCAGACGTTGTTTGCCTAAAAAATCATTTGGATATACCGGTTTATATACACCAAGATGATGAAACTAATGTCATAAATCCTGGTTCTGATGGGCTTCCTCTCTTTATTCCTATTCAAGGAGTAAAAGTAGATCATCATCTAAAAGATGGTGAAGTGGTTAATGTAGGAGATCTGCACATTCAAGTCATTCATACTCCAGGCCACACTCCGGGAGGTGTATGTTTTTATCTGGAGAAACAGAAAATCCTCTTTTCAGGAGATACCCTATTTCAAGGAGCTATTGGTCGAATGGATTTGCCAACAGCATGCCCTACCCTTACAATGATAGAATCTTTAAAAAAATTAGGAGCTCTTCCACAAGAGACTATTGTCTATCCAGGGCATGGGGATAAAACTACAATTAAGCAAGAACTTTCAAACATTCATGCAATGGAAAAACTTTTACACAAGAGGACGTTATGA
- the eno gene encoding phosphopyruvate hydratase — protein sequence MSNIESIDALEVLDSRGNPTIEVSVFATDGSQGKAIVPSGASTGEHEAVELRDKDPKRYQGKGVLQAVENVINPLAKLLRGESLFAQNKIDQLMIQADGKEDKSRYGANAILGVSLAVAKAAACSKKIPLYKYLHPQTNYIMPRPMMNIINGGAHADSLLDFQEFMIRPVGAPSFREALRWGVEIYHILKSLLKSKGYSTSVGDEGGFAPRLESNEIALDYILRAIKQAGYEPGSQITIAMDCAASEFYDSCSKSYIERKKQAAGMPFSTRSTEELITYLSELCEKYPIDSIEDPLDQNDWKGWHKLTTTLGKKIQIVGDDIFVTNPKFLQRGIDQGVANSILIKLNQVGTLSETLGTIDLAKKNRYKTVISHRSGETEDTTIADLSVAFSTGQIKTGAPCRTDRVAKYNRLLEIEHELKAHAHFGK from the coding sequence ATGAGTAATATCGAATCTATTGATGCTTTAGAAGTACTCGACTCTCGCGGCAATCCCACAATTGAGGTTTCTGTTTTTGCTACAGATGGTAGCCAAGGTAAAGCCATTGTTCCCTCCGGAGCATCCACCGGTGAGCACGAAGCTGTTGAACTAAGAGACAAAGACCCTAAGCGCTATCAAGGTAAAGGTGTTCTGCAGGCTGTAGAAAACGTGATCAATCCTCTTGCTAAACTTTTAAGAGGAGAATCCCTTTTTGCACAAAATAAAATCGATCAGTTAATGATTCAAGCAGATGGAAAAGAAGATAAATCACGCTATGGAGCTAACGCTATTCTAGGAGTTTCTCTTGCAGTAGCTAAAGCTGCTGCCTGCTCTAAAAAGATACCTCTTTATAAGTACTTACACCCTCAAACCAATTATATAATGCCCCGCCCTATGATGAATATTATCAATGGAGGAGCTCATGCAGATAGTCTACTCGATTTTCAGGAGTTTATGATTCGCCCTGTCGGAGCACCTAGTTTTCGTGAAGCATTGCGCTGGGGTGTAGAAATCTATCACATACTAAAATCGCTTTTAAAAAGCAAAGGATATTCTACATCGGTTGGAGATGAAGGAGGATTTGCTCCTAGATTAGAATCCAATGAGATAGCTCTCGATTATATCTTAAGGGCCATTAAGCAAGCGGGCTATGAACCAGGTAGCCAAATAACCATTGCCATGGACTGTGCCGCTTCTGAATTTTATGACAGTTGCAGCAAATCTTATATAGAAAGAAAAAAACAAGCAGCTGGTATGCCTTTTAGCACACGTTCAACAGAAGAGCTTATCACCTACCTTAGTGAATTATGCGAAAAATACCCTATTGATAGCATTGAAGACCCTCTCGATCAAAATGACTGGAAAGGTTGGCATAAATTAACAACTACATTAGGGAAAAAAATCCAAATAGTCGGAGATGATATCTTTGTAACCAATCCAAAATTTCTACAAAGAGGGATTGATCAAGGAGTGGCTAATTCTATTTTAATTAAACTCAATCAAGTTGGAACTCTATCAGAAACTCTTGGAACTATAGATCTAGCAAAAAAGAATCGATATAAAACCGTTATTTCTCATCGCTCAGGAGAAACAGAAGATACAACAATTGCTGATTTAAGCGTGGCTTTTTCAACAGGACAGATTAAAACAGGAGCACCTTGCCGTACAGATAGGGTTGCTAAATACAATCGTCTACTGGAAATTGAACATGAACTTAAAGCTCACGCGCATTTTGGCAAATAA
- a CDS encoding sulfatase-like hydrolase/transferase — translation MKEKSINYWFFGFYFLWISTLHIVHLLLKSNVVIWYVDAIGQCALETILLMILAKLLSLYIPFAVNIVGLSLFLILAYIIDFPLIRLMDISFWFALNFMLQEGWDNILELLYASNISLTNWVLLVFGSVIILISSVLCFKKTQYWSDKIPLYLSFHSLIVLLGGSFLLLCGWDLITLDRKMLDNIQAYQKILPWKTTFFVKEKEYLEVDQPILALQEHNLLEIEKLHLNAKPDIYLFIVESLREDFINHEIAPYLNSFKEQALSFQLALANANATHLSWFSLFYSQLPFHWNSLLLKQKAMGSPFLQILKTSGYRIHVYASSRLGYYGMGESLFGRNRELIDKMVTQDSVAVPTYLKDQAVVNCLIEDMQQNKGGRVFITFLDSTHLDYSWPIEKKSVFEPVDQTLNYLKALSNNKNYLEKIKNRYRNALHFVDTLFGKFFVALESDEDALVVITGDHGEEFYEQGHLFHASHLSYPQLHIPLYYRLGNDPKWSGCTLDRLSSHMDIFPTLFHYLLKKPFIGNYEGQSVLEESHWPYAVITRFNACFSPTEFCIHDKEYKAIFRAEKDVFSCKRLQLIDVKTWHDDLLANKEQILEERFKPALKKVFPSHE, via the coding sequence ATGAAAGAAAAATCGATTAACTATTGGTTTTTTGGCTTCTATTTTTTATGGATAAGTACATTACATATTGTTCATTTGTTGCTAAAGTCCAATGTAGTCATATGGTATGTTGATGCAATAGGACAATGTGCTCTTGAAACTATTTTATTAATGATATTAGCTAAACTTCTCAGTTTATATATTCCTTTTGCTGTCAACATAGTTGGATTGAGCCTCTTTTTAATCTTAGCTTATATCATTGATTTTCCTCTTATTCGACTAATGGATATTTCATTTTGGTTTGCTTTAAATTTTATGCTGCAAGAAGGATGGGACAATATTTTAGAGTTGCTGTATGCAAGCAATATTTCTTTAACCAATTGGGTCCTTTTAGTTTTTGGCTCGGTCATTATCTTAATTTCGAGTGTATTGTGTTTTAAAAAAACACAATACTGGAGTGACAAAATTCCTCTTTATCTTTCCTTTCATTCTCTGATTGTATTATTAGGTGGTAGTTTTCTTTTACTATGTGGTTGGGATTTAATAACGCTAGATAGGAAAATGCTTGATAATATACAGGCATATCAAAAAATCCTGCCTTGGAAAACCACTTTTTTTGTGAAAGAAAAGGAGTATTTAGAAGTAGATCAACCTATTCTAGCTCTGCAAGAACATAACTTATTAGAGATTGAGAAATTGCATTTAAATGCAAAACCAGATATTTATTTATTTATAGTAGAATCTTTAAGAGAAGATTTTATTAATCATGAAATAGCTCCTTATTTAAACTCTTTTAAAGAACAGGCGCTCTCTTTTCAATTAGCTCTTGCTAATGCAAATGCAACACATCTTTCCTGGTTTTCACTTTTTTATTCTCAATTGCCATTTCATTGGAATTCTTTATTATTAAAGCAAAAAGCCATGGGAAGTCCTTTTTTACAAATATTGAAGACAAGTGGATATCGCATCCATGTATACGCCTCCTCACGCCTTGGTTATTACGGAATGGGAGAGAGTTTATTTGGTCGTAATCGAGAGCTTATTGATAAAATGGTTACGCAAGATTCTGTAGCAGTACCTACTTATTTAAAAGACCAAGCTGTTGTCAATTGTTTAATAGAGGATATGCAACAGAATAAAGGTGGGCGGGTATTTATTACTTTTTTAGATTCTACGCATTTAGACTACAGCTGGCCTATTGAGAAAAAATCTGTTTTTGAACCAGTGGATCAAACCCTTAACTATCTAAAAGCTCTCTCTAATAATAAAAACTATTTAGAAAAAATTAAGAATCGTTATCGAAATGCGCTGCATTTTGTGGATACCTTATTTGGGAAATTTTTCGTAGCTCTTGAATCGGATGAAGATGCTTTGGTAGTAATTACAGGAGATCATGGAGAAGAGTTTTATGAACAAGGACATCTTTTTCATGCTTCTCATTTAAGTTATCCACAGCTTCATATTCCTCTTTATTATCGTTTAGGGAACGATCCTAAATGGAGTGGATGCACTTTAGATCGACTTAGTTCGCATATGGATATTTTCCCTACTCTATTTCACTATTTATTGAAAAAACCATTTATAGGAAATTATGAAGGACAATCTGTTTTAGAAGAGAGTCATTGGCCTTATGCGGTAATCACCCGGTTCAATGCTTGTTTTTCCCCGACAGAATTTTGCATTCACGATAAAGAATATAAAGCGATTTTTCGTGCAGAAAAGGATGTTTTTAGTTGTAAAAGATTACAACTCATAGATGTAAAAACATGGCATGATGATCTATTAGCTAACAAAGAACAAATCCTAGAAGAGCGATTCAAACCAGCTCTTAAAAAGGTATTTCCTTCTCATGAGTAA
- a CDS encoding ABC transporter ATP-binding protein, with protein MKKTLIHSVLKNYQLKILAIGFLGIFWSLRDIATPYIVKTILDSTSHLNAQEISECVFRSLLTIIFIWVLMEVCMRIQGRLLLRTIPDIRKELCEKLFKRVKAYSYSFFLENVTGTLSDKIHGATQGIEALLSICLSSFIPILSHMAFSLMITVTINLKLFFLFLVWMLLHLGITWKMGMRSLEKVEHLASVRSHLHGKIVDSFFNIFTIKIFCRETDEDQYFNKYLNEELVAAQNVQKYLEKIRLILGLSTIFMLIITLLITYFQWKTSTISNGSLVLIIMILLNLTSFLWYLSMELIRFNEEFGRVKENMDVLFSGVLEQQNSSKIAQPMGNIEVQNLCYAYDKPLFNHLSFSIRSGKKVALTGFSGSGKTTFIHLLLSHLSLQKGQIFLDGVDIQTLSPNSLRQYFSVAAQHPTLLNRSVRDNIQYGNLSATEDEIICAAKIANCHDFILKLSKGYDTIVGERGDRLSGGQKQRIAIARALIKKSPVLILDEPTSSLDHETAILTLKNILNSIQSRTLIVITHNKEIALLMDEMIAIS; from the coding sequence ATGAAAAAAACGCTTATTCATTCAGTTTTAAAGAATTATCAACTAAAAATTTTAGCAATTGGATTCCTAGGGATATTTTGGTCTCTTAGAGATATTGCCACCCCTTATATTGTAAAAACCATTTTGGATTCAACAAGTCATTTAAATGCGCAAGAGATTTCAGAATGCGTTTTTAGATCATTACTGACCATCATTTTTATTTGGGTTCTCATGGAAGTTTGCATGAGAATCCAAGGAAGGCTGCTTCTCAGAACAATTCCTGATATTCGCAAAGAACTCTGTGAAAAATTGTTCAAACGAGTCAAAGCATACTCTTATTCGTTTTTTTTAGAAAATGTAACAGGAACTCTTTCAGATAAAATTCATGGAGCTACACAAGGAATCGAAGCCCTTCTATCCATTTGTCTTTCATCATTCATCCCCATTCTTTCTCATATGGCGTTTTCCCTTATGATTACAGTAACAATCAACCTCAAACTTTTCTTTCTTTTCCTTGTGTGGATGCTCTTACACTTAGGAATCACTTGGAAGATGGGAATGAGGTCTTTAGAAAAAGTTGAGCATCTTGCGTCTGTTAGGTCTCATCTGCATGGGAAGATTGTGGATAGTTTCTTTAACATTTTTACGATCAAAATATTTTGTAGGGAAACCGACGAAGATCAATATTTTAATAAATATTTGAATGAAGAACTTGTCGCTGCGCAAAATGTTCAAAAGTACTTAGAAAAAATCCGTCTTATTCTTGGCTTATCAACCATTTTCATGCTGATCATTACATTGTTAATTACTTATTTTCAGTGGAAAACAAGCACAATTTCTAATGGGTCTCTTGTACTTATTATCATGATTTTACTCAACTTAACGAGTTTTCTTTGGTACTTGAGTATGGAATTGATTCGATTTAATGAAGAATTTGGACGGGTCAAAGAAAATATGGATGTCCTTTTCTCAGGAGTGCTCGAGCAACAAAATTCGTCAAAGATCGCTCAACCTATGGGAAACATTGAGGTCCAAAACCTATGCTATGCTTATGACAAGCCGTTATTCAATCATCTCAGTTTTTCTATAAGGTCTGGAAAAAAAGTAGCACTGACAGGATTTTCAGGATCAGGAAAAACGACCTTTATTCATCTTCTCCTTTCTCATCTTTCCCTTCAAAAGGGACAGATCTTTTTAGATGGAGTTGACATCCAAACGCTTTCCCCAAATAGTCTCCGTCAGTACTTTTCTGTTGCTGCTCAACACCCGACTCTTCTTAATCGCTCAGTAAGAGATAACATTCAATACGGCAATCTGAGCGCAACAGAAGATGAAATCATCTGTGCAGCTAAAATTGCCAATTGCCATGACTTTATATTAAAACTTAGCAAAGGCTATGACACAATTGTTGGAGAAAGAGGTGACAGACTTTCCGGAGGACAAAAGCAAAGAATTGCAATTGCAAGAGCGCTCATTAAAAAAAGTCCTGTTTTAATTCTAGATGAACCAACATCTAGCCTTGATCATGAAACCGCTATATTAACATTAAAAAACATTCTAAACTCCATACAGTCCCGTACCCTCATTGTCATCACTCACAATAAGGAAATCGCCTTACTAATGGATGAAATGATTGCAATCTCTTGA
- a CDS encoding peroxiredoxin — translation MSRLLIGKKAPSFRAKAAQGDKIIDGFSLDDFLGQYVVLFFYPLDFTFVCPTEVHAFQEALQQFKQRNAQVIGCSVDSGFSHLAWLSTPKAKGGIEGIEYPIISDLNKKIANDYGVLHEEEGIAYRGLFLIDRQGMIRHLLINDFPIGRSVEEVLRILDALICFEMHGEVCPANWSVGKKTMQPDAVGLVHYFS, via the coding sequence ATGAGTCGTTTACTGATTGGAAAAAAAGCCCCTTCTTTTAGGGCAAAGGCTGCACAAGGGGATAAAATAATAGATGGGTTTTCTTTAGATGATTTTTTAGGGCAATATGTTGTGCTTTTCTTCTACCCTTTAGATTTCACTTTTGTTTGTCCAACAGAGGTGCACGCTTTTCAAGAAGCCCTTCAACAATTTAAGCAAAGAAATGCTCAAGTAATTGGTTGCTCGGTGGATAGTGGATTTTCTCATCTAGCTTGGCTTTCTACTCCTAAAGCTAAAGGTGGTATTGAAGGGATAGAATATCCGATTATTTCTGATCTGAATAAGAAAATAGCTAATGATTATGGCGTATTGCATGAAGAAGAAGGAATTGCTTATCGAGGTTTGTTCTTAATTGATCGTCAAGGAATGATACGTCATCTTTTAATCAATGATTTCCCCATTGGACGTTCTGTAGAAGAGGTTTTGCGTATTTTAGATGCATTAATCTGCTTTGAAATGCATGGAGAGGTTTGCCCTGCTAATTGGAGCGTGGGTAAAAAAACCATGCAACCGGATGCAGTGGGATTGGTTCATTATTTTAGCTAA